From one Methanophagales archaeon genomic stretch:
- a CDS encoding DHH family phosphoesterase, with amino-acid sequence MAPLQRELERAAEVIKKHDYARVVSHYDADGITAAGIICNALIRRGIQFHATIISKLDRYSIQEMNEELIIIADMGTAQMNLILKFLKEKDVVILDHHTHAASSLKSSSSTILINPNRLSSKSEERLGGELCAAGLSYLVARLLGSDDERGNVDLAGLAIAGTLGDKLPLERGINRLILDEAIKEGIVTPRKGLKLGDGKVRDLILLSTDPYIPLAGKTEQVDRFLNKVGIEGEKRLEELGEEDVKRLSSALLSIARESNTELREEALIGTSYLLNLEVEKNVLDFMRMVDACGRFGKAGMGIGLCLREEKLVEEAKSLYMMFQNKLVSELNRIEVAKEGGMKELPNVYYLYVQEKGITGVLAGIIAEYINTSKPVIVLNRKNGANEHGDTKISARCSKKLLREKGIDLSKALEQAASEVGGYGGGHPVASGASIPEGMEERFIAAVDRIIGEQIRTS; translated from the coding sequence ATGGCTCCGTTGCAGCGAGAATTGGAAAGAGCAGCAGAGGTAATAAAGAAGCATGACTACGCACGTGTGGTATCGCATTACGATGCGGATGGTATAACAGCTGCAGGTATCATCTGCAATGCTCTGATTCGTAGAGGAATACAGTTCCATGCAACGATAATAAGTAAATTGGACCGGTATTCCATCCAGGAGATGAATGAAGAGCTCATCATCATTGCAGATATGGGCACAGCACAGATGAACCTGATCTTGAAGTTCCTGAAGGAGAAGGATGTGGTAATCCTGGACCATCATACTCATGCGGCATCTTCGCTTAAAAGCTCTTCATCCACCATTCTCATTAATCCCAATCGGCTCTCGTCCAAGAGTGAAGAGAGATTGGGTGGTGAACTTTGCGCCGCTGGACTCTCTTACCTCGTTGCGAGACTGCTGGGTTCTGATGATGAGCGAGGGAACGTGGATCTTGCGGGTCTTGCAATTGCAGGTACATTAGGAGATAAACTGCCACTGGAGAGAGGAATAAACAGGCTCATTCTGGACGAAGCGATAAAAGAGGGTATTGTTACTCCAAGGAAAGGGCTGAAGCTGGGTGATGGCAAGGTTCGCGATTTGATCCTCCTCTCTACTGACCCTTATATTCCACTCGCGGGTAAGACAGAACAGGTGGATAGATTCCTGAACAAGGTGGGAATAGAAGGAGAGAAGAGATTGGAGGAACTGGGAGAAGAAGATGTGAAGCGATTGAGTTCTGCCCTATTATCAATTGCGAGAGAGTCAAACACGGAATTGCGAGAAGAAGCACTGATTGGAACCTCTTATTTGCTGAATTTAGAGGTGGAGAAGAATGTACTGGATTTTATGCGTATGGTAGATGCATGTGGCAGGTTTGGAAAAGCAGGCATGGGTATAGGACTCTGCTTGCGTGAAGAGAAGCTGGTAGAAGAAGCGAAGTCACTGTACATGATGTTCCAGAATAAACTCGTTTCTGAGTTGAACAGGATAGAAGTAGCGAAAGAGGGAGGGATGAAGGAGCTCCCGAATGTCTACTATTTATATGTACAGGAGAAAGGCATAACCGGCGTCCTGGCTGGTATCATCGCCGAATACATAAATACAAGCAAGCCTGTAATTGTACTGAACAGGAAGAATGGTGCGAACGAACACGGTGATACAAAGATATCAGCCCGATGCAGCAAGAAGCTGCTCAGAGAGAAAGGAATAGACCTTTCAAAGGCATTGGAGCAGGCAGCGAGCGAGGTAGGTGGCTATGGTGGTGGACATCCGGTAGCATCAGGAGCATCAATTCCTGAAGGTATGGAGGAGCGATTCATAGCTGCTGTTGACCGGATAATAGGAGAGCAGATACGGACTTCTTAA